The following is a genomic window from Actinomadura sp. WMMB 499.
TCCTGGCCGGCAACCTGCCGTTCCACCTGACCACCGCGATGCTCCGCCGCATCCTGCGGGCGCCCGGCTGGACCGACGCCGTCCTGCTCGTCCAGTGGGAGGTGGCCCGCCGCCGCGCCGGGGTGGGCGGCGCGACGATGATGACCGCGCAGTGGTGGCCGTGGTTCGAGTTCGCGCTCGCCGCCCGCGTCCCGGCGGACGCGTTCCGGCCGCGCCCCGGCGTCGACGGCGGCCTGCTGACGATGGCGCGCCGGGAGCGCCCGCTGGTGGACGCCGCGGACCGCGAGCCCTACCAGGACCTGGTGAACCGGGTGTTCACCGGGCGCGGGCGCGGGCTCGGCGAGATCCTGCCCGGTGCCGTGCGGCTGCCGCCGCGGCGGGTCCGGGACTGGATGCGGCGGCAGGGCGTCGGGCCCGCGGCCCTGCCCAAGAGCATGACCGCGGAGCAGTGGGCCGAGCTGTTCCGGTTCGCCCGCGCGACCTAACGGGCGTCCCAGCGCGCTTCCTCCACCGGGAACGAGACGGGCAGTTCGACGAGCGCCCGGTGGATCGGGCCGGGACGCCACTGCAGTTCGCCGACCGGGACGGCCAGTTCCAGGTCGGGCAGCCGGTCGAGCAGCGCCTCGATCGCCAGCGACGCGATCACCCGCGCCTGGCCCTTGGCCGGGCAGCCGTGGGGGCCCGCCGCGAACGCGAGGTGGGCGCGGTTGCCGGTCCGCTCCGCGGCCGCGCGGGACGGGTCGGTGGTCGCGGCCGCGTAGCTGATCACGACCGGGAGGTGCGCGGGCAGCCAGTGGCCGCGGAAGTTCAGGTCGCGGCGCGGGTAGGTGGCGCCGAAGTTCGCCATCGGCGGGTCGGTCCACAGGACCTCGTCGAGGGCGTCCTCGACCGGCAGGCTGCCGCCCGCGAGGTCGCCGCCGAACCGGTCGTCCGACAGCAGCAGCCGCAGCCCGTTCGCGATGAGGTTCTGCTCCGGCTCGGTGCCGGCGCCGAGCAGCAGCGTGAGCTGCTCGGCCATCTCCTCGTCGTCGAGCCCGGCGGGATGGCTCATCATCCACGACGCCACGTCCGCGCCCGGCCGTTCCCGCTTGAGCGCCACCAGGTCGCGGGCCGCCTTGCCGAGCATGACGTTCGCCTCCTCGGCGGTCAGCCCGTCGTAGGCGCCGTCGAAGATGCCGCTGACGGCGCGCAGCAGCCGGTCGCCGATCTCGCTCGGGCAGCCGAACAGCTCGTTGAACACCAGCAGCGGCAGCGGCCGGGCGTAGTCGGCGATGAGGTCGGCCTCGCCCTTCCCGGCGAACGCGTCGATCAGCAGGTTCGCGCTCGTCTCCACATACCCGCGCAGCGCGAACGTGTCGACCCGCGCGAGGCTGTCGGTGATGACCGTGCGGAGGCGGGCGTGCACCGGGCCGTTGGCCGACAGGGTGTTGGGACGGTCCATGAAGATCGGCAGCACCGGGCAGTCCGGCGGCAGGCTCGACTGCCACTCCAGGCCGCCGCGCGGGAACGTGCCGGGGTCGCGCATGACCTCCAGCGCCGCGTCGTAGCCGATGACGAGCGTCGCGTCCGCGCCCGGCGCCAGCTCCACCGGGGCCAGCTCGCCGTGCTCGGCCCGCAGCCGGTCGTAGATCGCGCCGGGATCGTGGGCGAACTCCGGGCCGTACAGCTTCGTCCGCTCCGGCGCGCCGTCCCGCTCGCTCACGTGGTGGCCTTTCGATCGAGGAAGAGCAGGTGGTCGACCAGCGAGATCAGGGCCTTGGTGGACGACGCGTGGTCGCGGGCGTCGCACGTCACCAGCGGCGTCTCGGGGGCGAGGTCGAGCGCCTCCCGCACCTCCTCCTCCGGGAACGACGGCGCGCCCTCGAAGTGGTTGACGGCGATCGCGTACGGCAGGCCCTGCCGCTCGACGATGTCCATGACGGCGAACGACTGGTCGAGCCGCGCGGTGTCGACGAGGATCAGCGCGCCGAGCGCCCCGCGCGCCAGGTCGTCCCACAGCCGGGTGAAGCGCTGCTGGCCGGGCGCCCCGAACAGGTACAGGACGAGGTCGTCGCTCAGCGTCAGCCGGCCGAAGTCCATCGCGACGGTCGTGGTGGTCTTGCCGCGGATGTCGGCGAGGTCGTCCACGGTCGCCCCGGCCTGCGTCATCCGCTCCTCGGTGCGCAGCGGCCGGATCTCCGACAGCGTCCCGACGTAGGTGGTCTTGCCGACGGCGAAATGCCCCACGACGAGGACCTTGACGGCCGTCCGGACGGAGTCGCGCACGTACCGTCCGCCCGTGTACGCGCCGCCGCCGGGCGGCTCAGAGGGTCGCGCGGAGTCCATCGAGCACCTCCTGCAGCAGCCGGGCCTGGGTCCGCGCCGCGGGCGCCGCGGCGCGGGTGCTGAGCTGGCCGTCGTCCACCAGGTCCGACAGCAGCACCTTCGTGACGCCGACGGGAAGCTCCAGGTGCCCGGCGATCTCCACGACCGACAGCGCGCCGCCCCGGCACAGCTCCACGATGCGGAGCTTCTCGGGGGACAGCCCGGTGAGCGGCAGGTCGCCGTTCGCGATGACCAGCGTGACCAGGTCGAACACGTTGCGGGTCGGGTGCGCCCGGCCGCCGGTGACGACGTGCGGGCGGACCAGGGCGCGCTCGTTGCGGCGGCGGGTCATGCGGTGCCGCCCGGGGCCCCGCCCGCGTCGGGGCGCGGCGGGCTCGTCAGCTCCTTGCCGAGCCGCTGCACGAGTTCCTGCAGCCGGAACGACACGGTCTCCATGTCGACGTCCAGGGCCGCCGACACCGCCAGGTAGGCGCCGGGCCCGGCCGCGACGAGGAACACGTACCCGTCGTCGAACTCGCTGACCGTCTGCCGCCAGGTGGTGCCCGCGTCCCCGCAGAACTCGGCGGTACTGCGGGCGAGCGACTGCAGGCCCGCCATCCCGGCCGCCTGCCGCTCGGCGTCGTCGCGGCCGATGCGCTCCGAGTGCGCCATCAGCAGCCCGTCGGCCGACAGCAGGATCGCGTACCGCGTCCCGGGCATTCGCAGGGCGTCGTCCAGCATCCAGCCGAGCCGGTTCACACCGTCGTCCATCGAGCCGTTCCACCCCTCGTTCTTGGCCGCGTTCATGGCCGCGCGTCCCCGTCCCCGGCGGCGCCGGCGTCCCCGGCGGCACCGGGCGGGTCGCCGGTGCGGCCGGACCGGGTCCCCCGCTGCCAGGCGCCGAGGCCCGCGGCGATCTCTCGTGCCGGCCTCGCCGGCGGTTCGGCGGCGCCGGCGGCCGCCGCACCCCTCGCGTCCCCCGCGCCGGAGGATCCGTCCTCGGCCGGCACCCGCTCGGCGACCGCGACCCGGCTGCGCTTCGGCAGCCCGCCCGCGGTGACCGTCCCGTCCCGGCTCCCGTCCCGCGCGGTGTCCCGGTCGGCGTCCCGGGGCCGTGCCGCGCCCGCCGGACGGGACGCGGCGGGTTCGGCGCGCGGAGCGTCCGGGACGGCGG
Proteins encoded in this region:
- the erm gene encoding 23S ribosomal RNA methyltransferase Erm, with product MRTQRPGRHELGQNFLTDPKVIGAFVDLVAATDGPIIEIGAGDGALTLPLRRLGRPLTAIEIDHRRAARLARRLDRPAEVLRADFLRFRVPAAPHVLAGNLPFHLTTAMLRRILRAPGWTDAVLLVQWEVARRRAGVGGATMMTAQWWPWFEFALAARVPADAFRPRPGVDGGLLTMARRERPLVDAADREPYQDLVNRVFTGRGRGLGEILPGAVRLPPRRVRDWMRRQGVGPAALPKSMTAEQWAELFRFARAT
- a CDS encoding roadblock/LC7 domain-containing protein, with the translated sequence MNAAKNEGWNGSMDDGVNRLGWMLDDALRMPGTRYAILLSADGLLMAHSERIGRDDAERQAAGMAGLQSLARSTAEFCGDAGTTWRQTVSEFDDGYVFLVAAGPGAYLAVSAALDVDMETVSFRLQELVQRLGKELTSPPRPDAGGAPGGTA
- a CDS encoding cytochrome P450, translated to MSERDGAPERTKLYGPEFAHDPGAIYDRLRAEHGELAPVELAPGADATLVIGYDAALEVMRDPGTFPRGGLEWQSSLPPDCPVLPIFMDRPNTLSANGPVHARLRTVITDSLARVDTFALRGYVETSANLLIDAFAGKGEADLIADYARPLPLLVFNELFGCPSEIGDRLLRAVSGIFDGAYDGLTAEEANVMLGKAARDLVALKRERPGADVASWMMSHPAGLDDEEMAEQLTLLLGAGTEPEQNLIANGLRLLLSDDRFGGDLAGGSLPVEDALDEVLWTDPPMANFGATYPRRDLNFRGHWLPAHLPVVISYAAATTDPSRAAAERTGNRAHLAFAAGPHGCPAKGQARVIASLAIEALLDRLPDLELAVPVGELQWRPGPIHRALVELPVSFPVEEARWDAR
- a CDS encoding DUF742 domain-containing protein, producing MTRRRNERALVRPHVVTGGRAHPTRNVFDLVTLVIANGDLPLTGLSPEKLRIVELCRGGALSVVEIAGHLELPVGVTKVLLSDLVDDGQLSTRAAAPAARTQARLLQEVLDGLRATL
- a CDS encoding ATP/GTP-binding protein; the encoded protein is MDSARPSEPPGGGAYTGGRYVRDSVRTAVKVLVVGHFAVGKTTYVGTLSEIRPLRTEERMTQAGATVDDLADIRGKTTTTVAMDFGRLTLSDDLVLYLFGAPGQQRFTRLWDDLARGALGALILVDTARLDQSFAVMDIVERQGLPYAIAVNHFEGAPSFPEEEVREALDLAPETPLVTCDARDHASSTKALISLVDHLLFLDRKATT